One Kangiella geojedonensis DNA segment encodes these proteins:
- a CDS encoding YbjQ family protein produces MSHDIELYTLEEVPGYKVEKVLGLVRGNTVRARHVGRDILAGLRNIVGGEVSEYTKLMAESREQAIDRLLDEARLLGANAVIGTRFTTSMVASSAAELLVFGTAVVLSKAD; encoded by the coding sequence AGGTACCGGGTTACAAAGTCGAAAAGGTTTTGGGGTTGGTTCGAGGTAACACGGTTAGAGCACGTCATGTCGGGCGAGATATTTTAGCGGGGCTGCGCAACATTGTGGGTGGTGAAGTGAGCGAATATACCAAGCTAATGGCGGAAAGCCGTGAACAAGCGATAGACCGTTTACTGGATGAGGCGCGGCTACTTGGCGCGAATGCTGTTATCGGAACGCGTTTTACCACTTCCATGGTCGCCAGTTCTGCGGCTGAGTTACTGGTCTTTGGTACGGCGGTGGTGCTAAGTAAAGCAGATTAG
- a CDS encoding bactofilin family protein encodes MRKNKRKSNNVDTLIADGTCINGDMSFSGALFVDGEINGEVKGDIEKQSVLSIGVHGKIKGNISTPFAVIFGQVDGDVYVTEKIDLKPGAKINGDLYYKVIEMNAGAEVNGKMVVVGDPKALEHKAEEAQVDNSASRDNENHQESVEAEPVKA; translated from the coding sequence ATGCGAAAGAATAAACGTAAATCGAACAATGTGGATACTTTAATTGCAGATGGAACTTGTATTAACGGCGACATGAGCTTTTCAGGAGCGCTGTTTGTTGACGGAGAAATTAACGGAGAAGTTAAAGGCGACATAGAAAAGCAGTCGGTCTTATCCATCGGTGTACACGGCAAAATAAAAGGCAATATCTCGACGCCTTTCGCCGTCATTTTTGGTCAGGTCGATGGTGATGTTTATGTCACCGAGAAGATTGATTTAAAGCCAGGCGCAAAAATTAACGGTGACTTGTATTATAAAGTCATCGAAATGAACGCTGGCGCTGAAGTTAACGGTAAAATGGTGGTTGTGGGCGATCCAAAGGCGCTCGAGCACAAAGCAGAAGAGGCTCAAGTGGATAATTCTGCGAGCCGTGATAACGAAAACCACCAAGAGTCGGTAGAAGCGGAACCAGTAAAAGCTTAA
- a CDS encoding CopD family protein, whose product MQWVKTFHLFFMVAWFAGIFYLPRIFVNLAQTENDGAFNQLNIMARKLYRFVTPFMVLTVIFGLWLASYNWEYYLKAGWFHAKMALIVLLIIYHFICGMYQKQFADGRCNKSHTYFRVFNEIPVLILLGAVILAVIKPF is encoded by the coding sequence ATGCAATGGGTTAAAACGTTTCACCTTTTCTTTATGGTTGCTTGGTTTGCAGGAATTTTTTATCTGCCGAGAATCTTTGTTAACTTAGCTCAAACAGAAAACGATGGCGCTTTTAACCAGCTCAATATCATGGCGCGAAAACTCTATCGGTTTGTTACGCCATTCATGGTACTCACCGTTATCTTTGGGCTTTGGCTGGCCTCTTACAACTGGGAGTATTATCTCAAAGCTGGCTGGTTCCACGCTAAGATGGCCTTGATCGTTCTACTGATTATTTATCACTTCATCTGCGGCATGTACCAAAAACAATTCGCCGACGGGCGCTGCAACAAAAGCCACACCTACTTCCGTGTTTTTAACGAAATCCCTGTACTGATATTGTTAGGCGCCGTGATCTTGGCAGTGATTAAACCCTTTTAG
- the erpA gene encoding iron-sulfur cluster insertion protein ErpA: MSITVTEAASKKVRQLIEEEENQELKLRVFVTGGGCSGFQYGFTFDENQKENDMTVEKDGVKILIDSLSFQYLMGSEVDYTEGLQGSRFIINNPQAKTTCGCGSSFSI, from the coding sequence ATGTCGATAACCGTAACAGAAGCAGCTAGCAAAAAAGTTCGTCAACTGATTGAAGAAGAGGAAAATCAGGAGCTTAAGTTGCGCGTATTCGTGACAGGCGGCGGTTGCTCAGGGTTTCAGTATGGTTTTACCTTTGATGAAAATCAAAAAGAAAACGATATGACCGTTGAAAAAGATGGCGTTAAAATTTTAATCGACTCTTTGAGTTTTCAATACCTGATGGGCTCAGAAGTTGATTATACGGAAGGCCTGCAAGGCTCACGTTTTATTATTAATAACCCGCAAGCTAAAACCACTTGTGGCTGTGGTTCTTCATTCTCTATTTAG
- a CDS encoding DUF6776 family protein, translating to MTKDPNQPDYIIRKRRTATWYWSWTLIILLVLLAAMALGYWLNKRQHGMTATAKEQFQVLNEQLSEAQEGQTHWQQQYQIEHEITQQLKAELDKLHRQNRNLEKEREALQRIFDPDAVESGLQIASFAWEQGVGDSYRYRLMLIQAKRQSGSLKGTITLSVVGEEAGERKSYSFEQLQGNDSNNNTFDFTYVSTHTGTFQLPEGFEPSFVRVVAATSGRGAKSVLQDFTWNPTNPSNEVAESNAKE from the coding sequence ATGACTAAAGATCCTAACCAACCAGACTATATTATCCGCAAGCGTCGCACGGCCACTTGGTATTGGTCTTGGACCTTGATCATTTTATTGGTCTTATTAGCCGCTATGGCGCTTGGGTATTGGCTCAATAAACGTCAACATGGCATGACAGCCACTGCTAAAGAACAATTTCAGGTGCTTAATGAACAGCTAAGCGAAGCACAAGAAGGCCAAACACACTGGCAACAACAGTATCAAATCGAGCACGAAATCACTCAGCAGCTGAAGGCCGAGCTGGATAAACTTCACCGCCAAAATAGAAATCTTGAAAAAGAGCGTGAAGCTTTACAACGTATTTTTGATCCTGATGCGGTAGAGTCAGGGTTGCAGATTGCTAGTTTTGCTTGGGAGCAGGGAGTCGGCGATAGTTATCGATACCGCCTAATGTTGATTCAGGCAAAACGTCAGTCGGGTTCTTTAAAAGGAACCATTACATTATCCGTCGTTGGCGAGGAAGCCGGCGAAAGGAAAAGTTACAGCTTTGAACAGCTGCAAGGAAACGATAGCAATAATAATACATTTGATTTCACCTATGTTTCGACACATACAGGAACGTTCCAGCTACCAGAAGGCTTCGAGCCAAGTTTTGTAAGAGTGGTGGCAGCGACATCGGGACGCGGTGCAAAATCAGTACTCCAAGATTTTACTTGGAATCCCACAAATCCGAGCAATGAGGTTGCAGAATCTAATGCGAAAGAATAA
- a CDS encoding GGDEF domain-containing protein encodes MKLLNDIGQFSEWEKVLVNSIDKIIVILAICSVPATIASLSRMSLSGFQISMGSHVAITISLVTAALIRHKLPIKFKLNLVLVITALVSLVGVMDWGLLGNGVLWSILSIIFVTLYYGIKAGAICALAFFIYVSIIGYFYINGVIQPQVDPNSYVVSVSGWMTGIIGALLPLSVTIVIIGTLYEAARDSLIKLERQRVEITILAERDDLTGIYNARVFHKMLQQAIERSKRHDSWVYLINIDLDNFKSINDNYGHHAGDAILCYIAKQLLNVTRGEDTLCRVGGDEFLMLIESPERHEPQELEAVIERIKTAIEIPYIYEKTKLSVRGSIGFAEYNAKATPHLKNKDDILKEADKAMFRNKEVSRTQEIS; translated from the coding sequence ATGAAACTGCTGAATGACATTGGTCAATTTAGTGAATGGGAGAAAGTCCTAGTAAACTCTATTGATAAAATTATTGTCATATTGGCCATATGTAGTGTGCCTGCAACCATTGCTTCGTTAAGCCGAATGTCGCTTTCAGGCTTTCAAATATCGATGGGGTCACATGTTGCAATTACCATAAGCTTGGTCACGGCTGCTTTAATACGTCACAAACTTCCCATCAAATTTAAGCTCAACTTAGTTCTTGTCATTACCGCCCTAGTATCATTGGTTGGTGTTATGGATTGGGGCTTGCTAGGGAATGGAGTTCTATGGTCCATACTCTCTATCATTTTCGTCACACTCTACTACGGCATTAAAGCAGGTGCGATTTGTGCTCTTGCTTTTTTTATCTATGTCTCAATTATCGGTTACTTCTACATCAACGGAGTGATTCAGCCTCAAGTAGACCCTAATTCTTATGTGGTTTCTGTTAGCGGATGGATGACGGGAATTATCGGCGCTCTATTACCGCTCTCGGTTACCATCGTGATTATTGGAACCTTATACGAGGCAGCTCGGGACTCCCTTATAAAGCTTGAGCGACAACGTGTTGAAATCACCATTCTGGCAGAGCGAGATGATTTAACAGGAATTTATAATGCTCGCGTGTTTCATAAAATGTTGCAGCAAGCCATCGAACGTTCAAAGCGCCATGATTCTTGGGTTTACTTGATCAATATTGACTTAGATAACTTTAAAAGTATCAACGATAATTATGGACATCATGCCGGCGATGCCATTTTATGTTACATCGCAAAACAATTATTAAACGTCACTAGGGGCGAAGACACCCTATGCCGTGTTGGCGGTGATGAGTTTTTAATGCTTATTGAAAGTCCTGAAAGACACGAGCCACAAGAACTCGAAGCGGTTATCGAGCGCATCAAGACTGCCATAGAAATCCCTTACATTTACGAAAAGACCAAGCTCAGCGTTCGAGGTAGTATCGGATTCGCAGAATACAACGCAAAAGCTACGCCCCATCTCAAAAACAAAGATGATATTCTTAAGGAAGCCGACAAAGCAATGTTCAGGAATAAAGAAGTCTCTCGCACTCAAGAAATCAGTTGA
- the msrA gene encoding peptide-methionine (S)-S-oxide reductase MsrA has product MLYKTILFVATVIGVAYILTGGLNRAGSPELVTQKADVKGDMPASKHLDSIVLGAGCFWGAEKRYAAIPGVVDAVSGYADGEGIKPEYREIIKSKYRLDPNNYAEVVKVTFNRNEVSLEAILKNYFEGHDPTQVNRQGNDIGTQYRSTILTNSFEQQDIAEKIKTEYQRLMSEEGFGQIATIIKPLDEFHRAEEYHQDYLVKNPNGYCPDHSTGVVFDDKDKALKVDNSALQQGKQIVVIEPQSYCPYCEKFKENVTNDYQGTIPLTWRFATQLDGLDVKTETWATPTILFLENGEEVFGHQGYLTPEEFYAVLGKFKLGDSEAYDVAFQQGTDSRFCKEYDIFKDTPPGLFIDKLSGQPLFDTKDRFNSETGWLSFTKAVDGSVTYHEDNAFGLERTEIRSKSSGIHLGHVFDDGPNGQPRYCVNATVLEFVPDTKS; this is encoded by the coding sequence CTGTTATATAAAACGATTCTTTTTGTCGCGACAGTCATTGGCGTGGCTTATATTTTGACCGGTGGCCTCAACCGAGCAGGCTCGCCAGAGTTAGTCACTCAAAAAGCTGACGTAAAAGGTGATATGCCAGCGAGTAAGCACCTTGATTCTATCGTGTTAGGTGCTGGTTGTTTCTGGGGGGCTGAGAAGCGTTATGCGGCGATTCCTGGGGTAGTAGATGCTGTCTCAGGTTACGCTGATGGCGAGGGTATAAAGCCTGAGTATCGTGAAATCATTAAGTCGAAATACCGCTTAGATCCTAACAATTACGCTGAAGTGGTTAAAGTCACTTTTAATCGTAACGAGGTTAGCCTTGAAGCAATCTTGAAAAATTATTTTGAAGGGCACGATCCGACACAAGTAAACCGCCAAGGTAATGACATCGGTACTCAGTACCGTTCAACTATTTTAACCAACTCTTTCGAGCAGCAGGATATTGCAGAGAAAATTAAAACTGAATATCAACGGCTGATGAGCGAAGAAGGTTTCGGTCAAATCGCAACCATCATTAAACCCCTTGATGAATTCCATCGAGCCGAAGAATATCACCAAGATTATTTAGTGAAGAACCCTAATGGTTACTGTCCTGACCATTCGACGGGGGTGGTTTTCGACGACAAAGATAAAGCTCTAAAGGTTGATAACTCTGCCCTGCAACAAGGAAAACAGATTGTGGTTATTGAGCCTCAATCCTATTGCCCATACTGTGAAAAGTTTAAAGAAAACGTCACGAATGATTATCAAGGCACGATTCCCTTAACCTGGCGTTTCGCGACTCAGCTGGATGGACTGGACGTAAAAACAGAAACGTGGGCGACGCCGACGATATTGTTTTTAGAAAATGGTGAGGAAGTGTTTGGTCATCAAGGTTATTTAACCCCAGAAGAGTTTTATGCGGTATTGGGTAAGTTTAAACTGGGTGACAGTGAAGCGTATGATGTTGCGTTCCAACAAGGCACCGATAGTCGCTTCTGCAAAGAGTATGATATTTTTAAAGATACCCCGCCTGGCTTATTTATTGATAAATTAAGTGGCCAGCCTTTGTTTGATACTAAAGATAGATTTAACTCGGAGACCGGTTGGTTATCTTTTACCAAGGCAGTAGACGGTTCAGTGACGTATCACGAAGACAATGCCTTTGGCTTAGAGCGCACTGAAATTCGATCCAAATCATCTGGCATTCACTTAGGTCATGTTTTTGACGATGGCCCAAACGGGCAACCACGGTATTGTGTTAATGCCACCGTGTTAGAGTTTGTGCCTGACACCAAAAGTTAA
- a CDS encoding chloride channel protein: MTLIDRLRLRLGGFDALALMAVIGLICGILAGGSNILFRYFTESSYVLWATDQSGNTDFENADWLLKLLLPTIGGLIVGLLLQQLNPDTRRVGVSHVLERMAHHQGHLPLKNAIVQFFLGGLTIASGQSVGREGPGIHLGSTTGSLIGQRLKLPNNSTRILVGCGCAAAISANFNTPLAGVVFAMEIVIMEYAVASFIPIILASVAGAVMSRIFFGSDPAFIIPSSMDVQSLWEMPYFLLLGFICGVIASLFIMLTSQVRRRSKDWPVWIKTTVGGTSVGLIALAVPQVMGIGYDTVNSSLQGELLLTILALSLAGKFIATSICSGLSMPGGVLGPTLFMGAMLGGLLGTVGSLIFPNLSSDTGFYAIIGMATLMSAVLQAPLAGLMALLELTNNPNIILPGMFSIVIGNMVVSQLFKRESYWETQMKDRGMHLKVSPMKQVLRSIGVAGVMTRSIAFLKEESTQQEISVALQDKPRWILIKDHAGVVISLMVASDLGRYLIEQEEELERQKSKVKAKDDDNADEAQLEPEQQTEISHDEDSSEQPIKLMEIPANRQDIVAIDLQATLEEAYDKMEQRKISAAYVYRITHNKEERIYGIVTRDMITDQYIFSKTQTG, from the coding sequence ATGACGCTAATTGATCGTTTAAGATTACGCCTTGGGGGCTTTGATGCTTTAGCCTTAATGGCGGTTATTGGCTTAATTTGCGGTATTTTAGCGGGTGGCTCCAATATTCTGTTCCGATACTTCACCGAAAGTTCCTACGTGCTGTGGGCGACTGACCAGTCCGGAAATACAGATTTTGAAAATGCCGACTGGTTATTAAAACTTTTACTGCCCACTATTGGTGGTTTAATTGTCGGTCTCCTACTGCAACAACTCAACCCAGACACTCGTCGCGTCGGTGTTTCCCATGTCTTAGAGCGCATGGCACACCACCAAGGTCATCTGCCTTTAAAAAATGCCATCGTCCAATTTTTCTTGGGGGGGCTAACCATTGCTTCAGGACAGTCGGTTGGTCGAGAAGGCCCTGGCATCCACTTAGGATCCACCACCGGCAGTCTTATTGGCCAGCGACTCAAGCTACCGAACAACAGCACACGAATCCTAGTCGGCTGCGGTTGTGCCGCAGCAATTTCTGCCAACTTTAATACGCCATTGGCTGGCGTTGTATTCGCCATGGAAATTGTCATCATGGAGTATGCGGTGGCGAGCTTTATTCCGATTATTCTAGCGTCGGTGGCGGGCGCTGTGATGAGTCGCATCTTTTTTGGTTCTGATCCAGCCTTTATCATTCCCTCCTCCATGGACGTCCAGTCTTTGTGGGAAATGCCTTACTTCTTACTGCTAGGCTTTATTTGCGGTGTTATCGCAAGCCTGTTTATCATGCTCACCAGTCAAGTACGTCGCCGCTCGAAAGATTGGCCGGTATGGATTAAAACCACCGTCGGTGGCACCAGTGTGGGCTTAATTGCGCTCGCGGTTCCCCAAGTCATGGGGATTGGTTATGACACCGTGAACTCTTCGCTACAGGGTGAACTACTGTTAACCATATTGGCCCTGAGCCTTGCCGGTAAATTTATTGCTACGAGCATTTGTTCTGGCTTATCCATGCCGGGCGGAGTATTAGGCCCGACGCTTTTCATGGGAGCTATGTTGGGTGGTTTACTGGGGACAGTAGGCAGTCTTATCTTCCCAAACCTTTCAAGTGACACGGGTTTTTATGCCATCATCGGTATGGCAACCTTGATGAGCGCCGTACTACAAGCACCGCTTGCTGGGCTGATGGCATTATTGGAATTGACCAATAACCCTAACATTATCCTGCCCGGTATGTTCTCCATCGTTATCGGTAACATGGTCGTGAGCCAGCTATTTAAGCGCGAATCTTACTGGGAAACCCAGATGAAAGATCGGGGCATGCATTTAAAAGTCAGCCCAATGAAGCAGGTGTTGCGCAGTATTGGTGTCGCGGGAGTCATGACCCGAAGTATTGCTTTCCTTAAAGAAGAATCAACGCAACAAGAAATTTCCGTCGCGTTACAAGACAAACCACGCTGGATATTGATCAAAGACCATGCTGGTGTAGTCATCTCTTTGATGGTTGCCAGTGATTTAGGCCGTTACCTCATTGAGCAGGAAGAAGAACTTGAGCGACAAAAATCCAAGGTTAAAGCAAAAGATGATGATAATGCTGATGAAGCTCAGCTAGAACCTGAGCAGCAAACAGAAATCAGCCATGACGAAGATTCTTCAGAGCAGCCGATAAAACTGATGGAAATTCCGGCGAACCGCCAAGATATCGTTGCGATTGATCTACAGGCGACACTCGAAGAAGCTTACGACAAAATGGAGCAACGTAAAATTTCAGCTGCTTATGTCTATCGGATCACACATAACAAAGAAGAGCGTATTTACGGTATCGTAACCCGCGATATGATTACCGATCAGTACATTTTCTCCAAAACACAAACAGGTTAA